A DNA window from Methylocystis heyeri contains the following coding sequences:
- a CDS encoding PRC-barrel domain-containing protein, whose product MATASYGKLNLISSQHIDGAAVYDSGGKEIGQIDHLMIDRITGRVLYAVVNFSGFMALHPGSHPIPWASLRFDAARAGYVTDVTQEMVESAPEYFDESWTDRVWETRVHQHYGARPYWEEGAAIAAAR is encoded by the coding sequence ATGGCGACCGCCTCCTACGGGAAGCTCAACCTCATATCGAGCCAGCATATCGACGGCGCGGCCGTATATGACAGCGGCGGCAAGGAAATCGGTCAGATCGATCATCTGATGATCGACCGGATTACGGGCCGGGTCCTATATGCGGTCGTCAATTTCTCGGGCTTCATGGCCCTTCATCCGGGAAGTCATCCGATCCCCTGGGCCTCCCTGAGATTTGACGCCGCGCGAGCGGGCTATGTGACCGACGTAACCCAGGAGATGGTCGAAAGCGCGCCCGAATATTTCGACGAGAGCTGGACCGATCGCGTGTGGGAAACCCGCGTGCACCAGCACTACGGCGCCCGGCCATACTGGGAGGAAGGCGCCGCAATCGCCGCCGCGCGATAA
- a CDS encoding ATP-binding protein has product MKAFFRALCPDRLASQIALLVLAAIILFHLALTASIYLTGGEPRRPLVEPRELLAGALWSIDAAEVSERAAVVSALGKAAPWLKFSLADRPPEGIVEGEDGDLGGFDAKLWPGAKPFAFGSAGDKKPIDLGVALRKGGYVLTTTSESVWSRHGAIWAARREPGSFFLHLVERSALFFLLCATILSIWISNTVVAPLVRLVHEAERFPDESCKRQLLPEAGSTEVRELARALNRMQGRIKVMIEARSHALAAISHDLRTIITRIRLRSEFISDEALKSKMLHDADLMDSMLYKNLQHLRDANRQPERGLIDLDSVLQTVCDQYADLGHDVVYRGGEHQIISGSLTEIQRIFSNLVENAVAHAGKVVVCLDQPCSNIIHVDVEDDGPGIPAHVKSRVLEPFVRGEPARNMNQKVGFGLGLSIVRNLVEDLGGNLELRDREPNGLIARVSLPRAYAGSETAPTL; this is encoded by the coding sequence ATGAAGGCTTTTTTTCGAGCCCTTTGCCCGGATCGTCTCGCCAGTCAGATCGCGCTTCTGGTTCTCGCCGCAATAATCCTGTTTCATCTTGCTTTGACCGCGTCCATCTATCTCACTGGCGGCGAGCCGCGCAGGCCCCTGGTGGAGCCCCGGGAGTTGCTCGCCGGCGCCTTATGGTCGATCGACGCGGCCGAGGTTTCGGAGCGGGCCGCGGTCGTTTCCGCCCTGGGCAAGGCGGCGCCCTGGCTGAAGTTCTCCCTGGCCGATCGCCCGCCGGAAGGAATCGTGGAAGGCGAAGACGGCGATCTCGGCGGTTTCGACGCGAAGCTGTGGCCGGGAGCAAAGCCTTTCGCTTTCGGCTCCGCAGGCGATAAGAAACCGATCGACCTCGGCGTCGCTTTGCGCAAGGGCGGTTACGTTCTTACGACGACGTCGGAGTCGGTGTGGTCGCGGCACGGCGCCATATGGGCCGCCCGCCGCGAGCCGGGCTCGTTCTTTCTGCATTTGGTGGAGCGCTCGGCTTTGTTCTTCCTGCTTTGCGCCACCATTCTCTCCATATGGATTTCCAATACGGTGGTCGCGCCTTTGGTGAGGCTGGTCCATGAAGCGGAGCGTTTTCCCGACGAGAGCTGCAAGCGGCAGCTTCTGCCGGAGGCCGGATCGACCGAAGTCCGCGAACTCGCGCGCGCGCTCAACCGGATGCAGGGGCGGATCAAGGTCATGATCGAGGCGAGAAGCCACGCCCTCGCCGCGATCAGCCACGACCTTCGCACCATCATCACGCGCATCAGATTGAGGTCGGAGTTCATTTCCGACGAGGCGCTCAAGTCGAAAATGCTGCACGACGCCGATCTCATGGATTCGATGCTCTATAAGAACCTGCAGCATCTGCGCGACGCGAACCGCCAGCCCGAGCGCGGTCTGATCGACCTCGACAGCGTGCTGCAGACGGTCTGCGATCAATATGCGGACCTCGGCCATGACGTCGTCTACCGCGGCGGAGAACATCAGATCATCTCGGGCTCGCTCACCGAGATTCAGCGCATTTTCAGCAATCTGGTCGAAAACGCGGTCGCTCACGCCGGCAAGGTCGTCGTCTGCCTCGATCAGCCTTGTTCGAATATAATCCACGTCGACGTCGAGGATGACGGGCCGGGGATTCCCGCGCATGTGAAGAGCCGGGTTCTCGAGCCTTTCGTTCGCGGCGAGCCCGCCCGCAATATGAACCAGAAGGTTGGATTCGGGCTCGGTCTGTCCATCGTGCGCAATCTGGTAGAGGACCTCGGCGGCAATCTGGAGTTGCGCGACCGCGAGCCCAACGGCCTGATCGCGCGGGTTTCGCTTCCGCGCGCCTACGCCGGGAGCGAGACAGCTCCGACTCTCTGA
- a CDS encoding DUF3126 family protein, with the protein MDKTELHKLQAFLRRSLGNDAIRVTPDRKNPDNAAVQLGERQIAAIEVDDEDGDRSFAFAMKIPVGREVLQSYLRKLFENDRLTIAPRGRKTDSVELNSGEDFLGIISADDAKGSSYTLQIAILDFDLDDY; encoded by the coding sequence TTGGACAAGACGGAATTGCATAAGCTGCAGGCGTTTCTGCGCCGCTCTCTCGGCAATGACGCGATCAGAGTGACGCCGGACCGCAAGAATCCCGACAACGCCGCCGTGCAGCTCGGCGAGCGCCAGATCGCCGCGATCGAGGTCGACGACGAAGACGGCGACCGGTCTTTCGCTTTCGCGATGAAGATTCCGGTGGGACGCGAGGTGCTGCAATCCTACCTGCGCAAATTGTTCGAAAACGACCGGCTCACGATAGCGCCGCGCGGCCGCAAGACCGATTCGGTGGAGCTGAACAGCGGCGAAGACTTCCTGGGGATAATTTCCGCAGACGACGCCAAGGGCTCGAGCTACACGCTGCAGATCGCCATATTGGACTTCGATCTCGACGATTACTGA
- a CDS encoding Spy/CpxP family protein refolding chaperone, giving the protein MKKRFIIAAAVLLTPALSPSLAIAAPPPPPPAGLEQPGEHHKFSDEDRAAFTEARIAALKAGLKLTPAQDKNWPAVETAIRDLAKARAARFAEWRDKAQDHEGHHNLIEGLQRHAKALEAHAGELTKLADAAKPLYDSLDDSQKRRFAVLLHAIGKPHGEHWGHHEHEGPEGHE; this is encoded by the coding sequence GTGAAGAAGCGTTTCATCATTGCTGCGGCGGTACTGTTGACGCCCGCCCTCTCGCCGTCCCTCGCCATCGCAGCTCCTCCTCCGCCGCCCCCCGCCGGGCTGGAGCAGCCGGGCGAGCATCACAAGTTCTCGGACGAGGATCGCGCCGCTTTCACCGAAGCCCGCATCGCCGCGTTGAAGGCGGGGCTGAAACTCACGCCCGCCCAGGACAAAAACTGGCCGGCGGTCGAGACGGCGATTCGCGACCTTGCAAAAGCCCGAGCCGCGCGCTTCGCCGAATGGCGGGATAAGGCCCAGGACCATGAGGGGCATCACAATCTGATCGAGGGGCTTCAGCGCCACGCCAAGGCGCTCGAGGCTCATGCAGGCGAACTGACGAAGCTCGCCGACGCGGCCAAGCCGCTCTACGACAGTCTCGACGACTCCCAGAAGCGCCGCTTCGCCGTGCTGCTCCATGCGATCGGCAAGCCTCACGGCGAGCACTGGGGCCACCACGAGCATGAGGGGCCAGAAGGCCACGAGTGA
- a CDS encoding phage holin family protein codes for MENSRSIPAIIADLLEQASTLLQTEASLARAELSENLESIAAGLAMLVVGAALLIPGLVVLLQACAAAVTAAGLPDYWSLAIFGGGVFVLGLIFMSVGRRRMKLSNLKPRKTIDELDRDVALAKQQMMGTMHAKTQRAA; via the coding sequence ATGGAAAACTCCCGCTCGATCCCCGCGATCATCGCCGATCTGCTGGAACAGGCTTCGACGCTGCTGCAGACCGAGGCCAGCCTCGCACGCGCCGAACTCTCGGAGAATCTGGAATCCATCGCCGCCGGCCTCGCCATGCTCGTCGTGGGCGCTGCGCTGCTGATTCCCGGTCTCGTCGTGCTTTTGCAGGCCTGCGCCGCCGCGGTGACAGCCGCCGGCCTCCCCGATTACTGGTCGCTCGCCATCTTCGGCGGCGGCGTCTTCGTCCTCGGGCTCATCTTCATGAGCGTCGGCCGCCGTCGTATGAAACTCTCCAACCTGAAGCCGAGGAAGACCATCGACGAACTGGATCGCGACGTGGCGTTGGCGAAGCAACAGATGATGGGGACGATGCATGCAAAGACGCAGCGAGCTGCTTAA
- a CDS encoding PepSY domain-containing protein encodes MALRRAKTAAIMGLVALSALADWRSAQARDGAPTPAPPQPPPLECFSIAETRREIAQHKLADPFPSMQAAGVLVQAEPLSARLCRSGEVFLYEISLLRRDGRIVKTLVDALTGKPRPPRPEPKPEPRAEH; translated from the coding sequence ATGGCCTTGCGCAGGGCGAAAACGGCGGCGATCATGGGCCTTGTCGCGCTGTCGGCGCTCGCCGATTGGCGTTCGGCCCAGGCCAGGGACGGGGCGCCGACGCCGGCGCCGCCTCAGCCGCCGCCGCTCGAATGTTTCTCGATCGCCGAGACCAGACGCGAGATCGCCCAGCACAAGCTGGCCGATCCCTTCCCCTCGATGCAGGCGGCTGGCGTTCTGGTCCAGGCCGAGCCGCTGTCTGCGAGACTATGCCGGAGCGGCGAGGTTTTTCTTTACGAAATCAGCTTGTTGAGGCGGGATGGCCGTATCGTGAAAACGCTGGTCGACGCCCTGACCGGCAAGCCGCGTCCGCCCCGGCCCGAGCCGAAACCGGAGCCCCGCGCGGAACATTAG
- a CDS encoding transglycosylase domain-containing protein, producing MFDSGRRSREAYDRFSAFMSRFHVSGAPRIAVELACETLTLSLGAGIVALALASSAFRMTSDKDWLKRADLAVTFFDHYGIEAGQRGIKHDDAVPLEQYPDYLIKAVLATEDRRFYEHFGIDVIGTLRALSVNARSSGVVQGGSSITQQLAKNLFLSNERTITRKINEAFLALWLEHHLTKREILKLYLDRVYMGGGTFGIQAAAEFYFGKSVKDLTLSEAAMLAGLFKAPTKYAPHVNLPAARARASDVLNNLVDAGFMTSSQIIPAQRNPATPVARKEDSSPDWYLDWAYGEVQRLADAGKLGEDRVLTVRLALDLNLQKHADSVLEDMLRENGRSFHVKQGALVVMEPDGALRTIVGGRDYGASQFNRATEALRQPGSSFKPYVYLTALMTGKFKPSTIVVDSPVCIGNWCPHNYGGSYKGSLPLADALAHSLNTVAVKLSIAIGNGSPKAGRAKIVETARALGITAPLEDTPSLPIGADEVNLLEHSAAYAAFVNGGKRVTPYAAVEIRNRRGDLLYRHDRDAPPQQQAVPFDKVVELGSMMRKVVEEGTGKRAQLGEGVTVIGKTGTTNGFKDAWFCGYSGTMGGCVWYGNDDGEPMNNMTGGTLPARTWHDVMAYGHQGVQLKPIVGMAPEAPQPGRPGGASAAVTPIEFGAPQRPATLSKGALDALGSIQNKIRSLPLDKHGAIEELPMTKSAARGFRAGGGVLE from the coding sequence ATGTTCGACAGCGGCCGCAGGTCGCGCGAGGCCTATGATCGCTTTTCCGCTTTCATGTCGCGCTTCCACGTTTCCGGCGCGCCCAGGATCGCGGTGGAATTGGCCTGCGAGACGCTGACCCTGTCGCTCGGCGCCGGCATAGTCGCGCTGGCGCTCGCCTCCTCGGCTTTCCGAATGACGAGCGACAAGGATTGGCTGAAGCGGGCCGATCTCGCCGTGACCTTTTTCGATCATTACGGAATCGAGGCCGGGCAGCGCGGCATCAAGCACGACGACGCGGTCCCGCTGGAGCAATATCCCGATTATCTGATCAAGGCCGTCCTCGCCACCGAGGATCGGCGCTTTTACGAGCATTTCGGCATAGACGTCATCGGAACCTTGCGCGCCTTGTCGGTCAACGCCCGCTCCTCCGGCGTGGTGCAGGGCGGCTCCTCCATAACCCAGCAGCTCGCGAAGAATCTTTTTCTGTCCAACGAGCGCACCATCACCCGCAAGATAAACGAGGCCTTTCTCGCGCTCTGGCTGGAGCATCACCTGACCAAGCGCGAGATTTTGAAGCTCTATCTCGATCGGGTCTATATGGGCGGCGGCACTTTTGGCATACAGGCGGCCGCCGAGTTCTATTTCGGCAAATCGGTCAAAGACCTCACATTGTCCGAAGCGGCCATGCTGGCGGGACTGTTCAAGGCGCCGACCAAATATGCGCCGCATGTCAATCTCCCCGCCGCCCGGGCGCGCGCGAGCGACGTGCTGAACAATCTGGTCGACGCCGGTTTCATGACCAGCAGCCAGATCATCCCGGCCCAGCGCAATCCCGCGACTCCGGTGGCGAGAAAAGAGGATTCCAGCCCCGATTGGTATCTCGACTGGGCCTATGGCGAGGTTCAGCGGCTCGCCGACGCCGGCAAGCTCGGCGAAGACCGCGTCCTGACGGTGAGGCTCGCGCTCGATCTGAACCTGCAGAAACACGCCGACTCCGTGCTGGAGGACATGCTGCGCGAGAACGGCCGTTCCTTCCATGTCAAACAGGGCGCCCTCGTCGTCATGGAGCCCGACGGAGCCTTGCGCACGATCGTGGGCGGCCGGGACTATGGCGCGAGCCAGTTCAACCGCGCCACCGAGGCCTTGCGCCAGCCCGGATCTTCCTTCAAGCCCTATGTCTATCTGACCGCCCTGATGACCGGGAAGTTCAAGCCCAGCACCATCGTGGTCGACTCTCCCGTCTGCATCGGCAATTGGTGCCCGCATAATTACGGCGGTTCCTATAAGGGCTCCCTGCCCCTCGCCGACGCCCTCGCCCATTCGCTCAACACCGTGGCGGTGAAGCTCTCCATCGCCATCGGCAACGGATCGCCGAAGGCCGGACGGGCCAAGATCGTCGAAACCGCCCGCGCGCTCGGCATAACGGCGCCGCTGGAGGATACGCCTTCGCTGCCGATCGGCGCCGACGAGGTCAATCTGCTGGAGCATTCGGCCGCCTATGCCGCTTTCGTCAACGGCGGCAAGCGCGTGACGCCCTACGCCGCTGTCGAGATCAGAAACCGGCGCGGCGATCTGCTCTATCGCCATGACCGCGACGCGCCGCCCCAGCAGCAGGCCGTTCCTTTCGACAAGGTGGTCGAACTCGGGTCGATGATGCGCAAGGTGGTCGAGGAAGGCACCGGCAAGCGGGCGCAGCTCGGCGAAGGCGTCACCGTGATCGGCAAGACGGGAACCACAAACGGCTTCAAGGACGCCTGGTTCTGCGGCTATTCCGGCACGATGGGCGGGTGCGTGTGGTATGGCAACGACGACGGCGAACCGATGAACAATATGACCGGCGGCACGCTGCCGGCCCGAACGTGGCACGACGTGATGGCCTATGGCCATCAGGGCGTACAGCTCAAGCCCATCGTCGGCATGGCGCCCGAGGCGCCCCAGCCGGGACGCCCTGGCGGCGCTTCGGCGGCGGTCACGCCGATCGAGTTCGGAGCTCCGCAACGGCCGGCCACTCTGTCGAAAGGCGCTCTCGACGCGCTGGGTTCGATCCAGAACAAGATCCGGTCCCTGCCTCTGGACAAGCACGGGGCCATCGAGGAGCTTCCCATGACGAAAAGCGCTGCGAGAGGTTTTCGAGCCGGCGGCGGCGTCCTAGAATAG
- a CDS encoding DUF1214 domain-containing protein, which produces MGLTAVAVSSGYGFGALRVGPWTAWPQIGGLEIDPFARAALAKRGEAPLGKDQGMTFVAEADSSGAPLEGRCEYRLEGALPRARFWTIGLASPAGEPLANPAGRHYYASTYLLRREGGAFDVALAREARPGNWLSPGDARSFVVVLRLYETPLDPAARADPAGFPRIIKTGCA; this is translated from the coding sequence TTGGGACTGACCGCCGTCGCGGTCAGTTCGGGATATGGCTTCGGCGCGCTCCGCGTCGGCCCCTGGACCGCATGGCCTCAAATCGGCGGACTCGAGATCGATCCTTTTGCGCGCGCCGCTCTCGCGAAGCGCGGCGAGGCGCCTCTGGGCAAGGATCAGGGGATGACCTTCGTCGCCGAAGCGGATTCTTCCGGCGCCCCGCTGGAGGGGCGCTGCGAATATCGCCTCGAGGGGGCTTTGCCGCGCGCGCGCTTCTGGACCATCGGCCTCGCCAGCCCCGCCGGAGAGCCCCTCGCCAATCCCGCCGGGCGCCATTATTACGCCTCCACATATCTCCTGCGAAGAGAGGGCGGAGCCTTCGACGTCGCCCTTGCCCGCGAAGCAAGGCCCGGAAACTGGCTTTCCCCCGGCGACGCCCGCAGCTTCGTCGTGGTGCTGCGGCTTTACGAAACGCCGCTCGATCCGGCGGCGCGAGCCGATCCGGCGGGCTTCCCGCGCATTATCAAAACAGGCTGCGCATGA
- a CDS encoding DUF1254 domain-containing protein has product MNLKDRAVDLLPWAIAMCLIAAIVHLVTVLLIPAVAPRDAYARLIEAAKSAQDAPGGVLLLSAAEAGGVAPLPFEDPAMAEGVCLFNLSNGLLHVRANVDGEEDNFLGLSFHSAGGAIFHAMTDRASIKGKIDVILGNARQIEELEADDGDEAPPEEIRITAPSLRGFVLIRSLAKRPSDLARARAAVASVNCEAIAPPP; this is encoded by the coding sequence ATGAACCTCAAGGACCGCGCCGTTGATCTCCTGCCCTGGGCGATTGCGATGTGCCTCATCGCAGCCATCGTCCATCTGGTCACGGTCCTGCTGATTCCCGCCGTGGCTCCTCGGGACGCTTATGCGCGCCTGATCGAAGCCGCAAAAAGCGCGCAGGATGCGCCGGGCGGAGTGCTGCTGCTCTCGGCCGCAGAGGCCGGCGGCGTCGCTCCCTTGCCGTTCGAAGACCCCGCTATGGCCGAAGGCGTCTGTCTGTTCAATCTCTCGAACGGGCTGCTGCATGTGCGCGCCAATGTCGACGGCGAGGAAGACAATTTCCTCGGCCTCTCGTTTCACAGCGCCGGCGGCGCGATCTTCCATGCGATGACGGACCGCGCGTCGATCAAGGGGAAGATCGACGTGATCCTCGGCAATGCGCGCCAGATCGAGGAGCTCGAGGCCGACGACGGGGACGAAGCCCCGCCGGAGGAAATCCGCATCACCGCCCCTTCGCTGCGCGGCTTCGTCCTGATCCGGTCGCTGGCCAAGCGCCCGTCCGATCTGGCGCGCGCCCGCGCAGCCGTCGCTTCCGTGAACTGCGAAGCGATCGCGCCGCCGCCATAG
- a CDS encoding response regulator transcription factor, with translation MRLLVVEDDKDLNRQLVSALEQSGYAVDRAFDGEEGHFLGDTEPYDAVVLDIGLPRKDGVTVLEEWRRAGRTMPVLILTARDRWSDKVQGFDAGADDYVSKPFHMEEVLARIRALLRRASGHATNEIVCGPVRLDAKAGRVVVDGAPIKLTSHEYRLLSYLMHHAGRVISRSEIIEHMYDQDFDRDSNTIEVFVGRLRKKLGVDLIQTVRGLGYLVEAKSPGDEKTGLATEGGKRGGGGG, from the coding sequence TTGCGGCTGCTCGTCGTCGAGGATGACAAGGATTTGAACCGCCAGCTCGTGTCCGCCCTGGAGCAGTCGGGCTATGCGGTCGACCGCGCCTTCGACGGCGAGGAGGGGCATTTTCTGGGGGACACCGAGCCCTACGACGCCGTCGTGCTCGACATCGGGCTCCCCAGAAAAGACGGCGTGACCGTTCTGGAGGAGTGGCGCCGGGCGGGCCGGACCATGCCGGTGCTGATCCTGACGGCGAGAGACCGCTGGAGCGACAAGGTGCAGGGCTTCGACGCCGGGGCCGACGATTACGTCTCCAAACCCTTTCACATGGAGGAGGTGCTGGCCCGTATCCGCGCCTTGCTGCGACGCGCCAGCGGCCACGCCACCAATGAGATCGTGTGCGGCCCGGTCCGGCTCGACGCCAAGGCGGGGAGGGTGGTCGTCGACGGCGCGCCGATCAAGCTGACCTCGCACGAATACCGGCTGCTCTCCTATCTCATGCACCACGCCGGGCGGGTGATCTCGCGCAGCGAAATCATCGAGCACATGTACGACCAGGATTTCGACCGCGATTCCAACACCATCGAGGTCTTCGTCGGCCGCCTGCGCAAAAAGCTCGGGGTCGATCTGATCCAGACGGTGCGCGGCCTCGGCTATCTGGTCGAAGCGAAATCGCCCGGCGATGAAAAAACCGGACTTGCGACGGAGGGCGGAAAGCGCGGCGGGGGCGGGGGATAG
- a CDS encoding sensor histidine kinase, with product MRFPDFLTRSIARRLFFTAASLSLAVLLVASLLLTQYYRRSAEDVFERRLEVYLRAIVADVSLSGEEGRSGPGQLGDPQFELARSGWYWQITRLDDDVHEIKASRSLFAAQLPKLADLGVAAEAGGVRRGVARGPDGRMLRIVERVIDVGDIGIYLVQVAASAEETEHDIDRFRFALIVAFGLLGGALAVAAAIQVSYGLRPLRQLQGELAAIRRGAGDRIAGRYPSEVAPLVDELNLLIGANRDIVERARTQVGNLAHALKTPLSVIVNEADAAPGPLAEKVGEQAAIMRDQISFYLDRARAAARAGAIGSTTQAQPIIAALLRTFEKIYAERGVSFSGAAAPELWFLGERQDLEEMVGNLLDNAGKWAAHEVSIEVAREPDPAGHGRFVLLFTIDDDGPGLAPELRAAATERGRRLDETRPGSGLGLSIVTDLAAAYGGSLQLGANPRGGLRAQLRLPGF from the coding sequence ATGCGCTTTCCCGATTTTCTGACGCGGTCGATCGCGCGCCGGCTGTTTTTCACCGCGGCTTCGCTCAGCCTTGCGGTGCTGCTGGTCGCCTCCCTGCTTCTCACCCAATATTACCGGCGCAGCGCCGAGGACGTTTTCGAACGCAGGCTCGAAGTCTATCTGCGCGCCATCGTCGCGGATGTCTCGCTCTCTGGCGAGGAAGGCCGCAGCGGGCCCGGCCAGCTCGGAGATCCGCAGTTCGAGCTGGCGCGTTCCGGCTGGTATTGGCAGATCACGCGTCTCGACGACGACGTGCATGAGATCAAGGCGTCGCGCTCGCTTTTTGCGGCCCAGCTGCCCAAGCTGGCCGATCTCGGCGTCGCCGCCGAGGCGGGCGGGGTCCGGCGCGGCGTCGCCCGCGGCCCCGACGGGCGCATGCTCCGCATCGTCGAGCGGGTGATCGACGTCGGGGACATCGGCATCTATCTCGTTCAGGTCGCCGCCAGCGCCGAGGAGACCGAGCACGACATCGACCGCTTCCGCTTTGCGCTGATTGTCGCTTTCGGCCTGCTGGGAGGAGCCCTCGCCGTCGCCGCGGCCATTCAGGTGAGCTACGGGCTGCGGCCGCTGCGCCAGTTGCAGGGCGAGCTCGCCGCCATCCGGCGCGGCGCCGGGGACCGCATCGCCGGCCGCTATCCGAGCGAGGTCGCGCCTCTCGTGGACGAGCTCAACCTGCTGATCGGCGCCAATCGCGATATCGTCGAACGCGCCCGGACCCAGGTCGGCAATCTCGCCCATGCGCTCAAGACGCCGCTCAGCGTGATCGTCAACGAAGCGGACGCCGCGCCCGGACCGCTCGCCGAAAAAGTGGGCGAGCAGGCCGCGATCATGCGCGACCAGATTTCCTTTTATCTCGATCGCGCCAGGGCAGCCGCGCGAGCCGGCGCGATCGGCTCCACGACGCAGGCGCAGCCGATCATCGCCGCCCTGCTGCGGACCTTCGAGAAAATCTACGCCGAGCGGGGGGTGAGCTTTTCCGGCGCGGCCGCGCCCGAGCTGTGGTTTCTGGGCGAACGCCAGGATCTCGAGGAAATGGTGGGCAATTTGCTCGACAACGCCGGCAAATGGGCCGCCCATGAGGTTTCGATCGAAGTCGCCCGGGAGCCCGACCCCGCCGGTCACGGGCGCTTCGTTCTGCTTTTCACCATAGACGACGACGGCCCCGGGCTCGCCCCGGAGCTGCGGGCGGCGGCGACCGAACGCGGGCGCAGGCTCGACGAAACCAGGCCCGGCTCCGGCCTCGGCCTTTCCATCGTCACCGATCTCGCAGCCGCCTATGGCGGATCGCTGCAGCTTGGAGCCAATCCGCGCGGCGGGTTGAGGGCGCAGTTGCGGCTGCCGGGCTTTTGA
- a CDS encoding YcgN family cysteine cluster protein produces the protein MTGHEAGEGARRRCEEGAQDEAPFWTKPLDQLTRAQWESLCDGCGRCCLVKLEDEDTGIIHHTSVACKLLDQSTCRCGDYANRKKIVPDCVRLTLARLEKIRWLPPTCAYLLRLEGKDLPEWHPLVSGDPESVHRARASVRGRVEASEDEVDVDELPEYIRPWPKRWPRRARS, from the coding sequence ATGACAGGTCACGAGGCGGGCGAAGGCGCGAGGCGCCGCTGCGAAGAAGGCGCGCAGGACGAGGCGCCTTTTTGGACGAAGCCGCTCGATCAGCTCACCCGCGCCCAATGGGAAAGCCTGTGCGACGGTTGCGGCAGATGTTGTCTCGTCAAGCTCGAGGACGAGGACACCGGGATCATCCACCACACCAGCGTGGCCTGCAAGCTGCTCGACCAGTCGACCTGTCGCTGCGGCGATTACGCCAACCGCAAGAAGATCGTGCCCGATTGCGTGCGCCTGACGCTCGCCCGGCTGGAGAAGATTCGCTGGCTGCCGCCGACCTGCGCCTATCTCCTGCGGCTGGAGGGCAAGGACCTGCCCGAATGGCATCCGCTCGTCAGCGGAGATCCCGAGAGCGTTCACCGGGCCAGAGCCTCGGTGCGCGGCCGGGTCGAGGCGTCCGAAGACGAGGTCGATGTAGACGAGTTGCCGGAATATATTCGTCCATGGCCGAAAAGATGGCCCCGAAGGGCGCGGTCGTGA
- a CDS encoding response regulator → MTEAASILLVEDDAEIGELISRYLSANQFEVSAVRDGAAMDAALAKRRFELVLLDLNLPGEDGLSICRRLRASKNLPIIIVTAQGEDVDKIIGLEMGADDYVAKPFNPRELLARIKSVLRRANASSEDADAGEKMQVYRFSGWRINISSREVTAPAGTKVAMTGAEFDLLHALCEHPNRVLTRDQLINLTHGPTAGPFERSIDTLISRLRQKIEIDAKSPRLIQTVRSEGYMLSAQVTRS, encoded by the coding sequence GTGACTGAAGCGGCTTCAATCCTTCTGGTCGAAGACGACGCCGAGATCGGCGAGCTCATCTCGCGCTATCTCAGCGCCAATCAGTTCGAGGTTTCCGCGGTCAGGGACGGCGCCGCCATGGATGCGGCGCTCGCCAAGCGGCGCTTCGAACTGGTGCTGCTCGATCTCAACCTGCCGGGCGAGGACGGGCTTTCCATTTGCCGCAGGCTGCGCGCAAGCAAGAACCTGCCCATCATCATCGTGACCGCGCAGGGCGAGGACGTCGACAAGATCATCGGTCTCGAGATGGGCGCCGACGATTATGTCGCCAAGCCGTTCAATCCGCGGGAGCTGCTGGCGCGGATAAAATCGGTTCTGCGCCGCGCGAACGCCTCGTCCGAGGACGCCGACGCCGGCGAAAAAATGCAGGTCTACCGTTTTTCGGGCTGGAGGATAAATATTTCTTCGCGGGAAGTGACCGCGCCGGCGGGCACCAAGGTCGCGATGACCGGCGCGGAATTCGATCTGCTGCACGCTCTCTGCGAACACCCCAATCGCGTTCTCACCCGCGATCAGCTGATCAATCTGACGCATGGACCGACGGCGGGGCCGTTCGAGCGCAGCATCGACACCTTGATCAGCCGATTGCGCCAGAAGATCGAGATCGACGCCAAGAGTCCCCGCCTGATCCAGACCGTACGCTCGGAAGGATATATGCTGTCGGCGCAGGTGACGCGCTCATGA